One Diospyros lotus cultivar Yz01 chromosome 1, ASM1463336v1, whole genome shotgun sequence genomic window carries:
- the LOC127812465 gene encoding uncharacterized protein LOC127812465 — MLFVDGASNAKGCGVGVVLIFPEKEMLEYSLCFIFPRSNNITEYEALLAGMKLAEKLEVKNLMAHSDSQLVVQQFQGTFEVREPLLARYLQKVKELAPRFERFELIQINRSLNQHVDALSKVASAQDTSGRLIHMEELPAVPSEARKLKTKAARFIVIGQELYKRGYSVPLLKCLGTREADQALEEVHEGDCGEHLGARALAGKVLRVGFFWATLKQDATRKVRTCDKCQKHGPLTVRPPSSIQPIFQSLLFAQWGLDILGPFPMASAQRKFLLVATDYFTKWVEAEPLATITEKKVEGMIWKDIICRFGIPRILNTDHGTQFDSEAFRTFCKRWGISLRMASVAYPQANRQAKASNKTILHGLKTRLERAKGR; from the exons ATGTTGTTTGTGGACGGGGCATCTAACGCCAAAGGATGCGGGGTGGGGGTTGTATTAATCTTCCCCGAAAAAGAGATGTTAGAGTACTCCCTATGCTTCATCTTCCCTAGGTCGAACAATATAACGGAATATGAAGCATTGTTAGCTGGAATGAAGTTAGCAGAAAAATTGGAGGTGAAAAACTTGATGGCCCATAGCGACTCGCAATTAGTGGTACAACAGTTCCAAGGCACTTTTGAAGTAAGGGAACCACTATTGGCCCGTTATTTACAGAAGGTGAAGGAACTCGCTCCTAGATTCGAACGCTTTGAACTCATACAGATCAATAGGTCTCTTAACCAGCACGTTGACGCACTGTCCAAAGTGGCCTCCGCTCAAGACACCTCCGGACGATTGATTCACATGGAG GAGCTTCCAGCGGTGCCCTCGGAAGCAAGAAAGTTGAAGACCAAGGCAGCCCGCTTTATAGTCATCGGCCAAGAGCTATATAAGAGAGGGTATTCAGTACCATTACTCAAGTGCTTAGGGACACGGGAGGCAGATCAGGCCCTGGAAGAAGTTCACGAGGGAGACTGCGGTGAGCATCTTGGTGCCAGAGCATTGGCTGGGAAAGTCCTACGAGTAGGTTTCTTTTGGGCCACCCTAAAACAAGACGCAACCCGAAAAGTGCGGACATGTGATAAATGCCAAAAGCACGGCCCTCTAACAGTACGACCCCCGTCATCTATCCAACCGATATTTCAGTCGTTGTTGTTTGCACAATGGGGGCTAGACATCTTGGGCCCGTTCCCTATGGCGTCAGCACAAAGGAAATTCTTGTTGGTGGCCACGGATTACTTCACAAAATGGGTTGAAGCTGAACCATTAGCAACAATAACTGAGAAAAAGGTAGAGGGGATGATATGGAAGGACATAATTTGCCGCTTCGGAATACCCCGTATTCTCAACACGGATCATGGAACGCAGTTTGATTCTGAAGCCTTCAGGACCTTTTGCAAAAGGTGGGGGATTAGTTTAAGGATGGCATCCGTGGCCTACCCACAGGCCAACAGACAGGCGAAGGCAAGCAATAAAACTATTCTCCATGGGTTGAAGACTCGACTGGAACGAGCTAAAGGCAGATAG